The following coding sequences are from one Deltaproteobacteria bacterium window:
- a CDS encoding glycosyltransferase produces the protein MKISIIVPFYRAGKYIEDCIQALLTQDFPSDLYEIIMVNNNSPDQSAEIVKRYPRIRLLSQSRQGSYAARNLGIAEATGDIIAFTDSDCVPAVDWLRNISKAMLQPHVGIVLGIREFPVHSTSLTLLSCYVRVKDAYMLSSHDKDLFFGYTNNMAVKKPLLEELGPFMELSRGADTIFVRQAVDAYGCNLIHYTPDVRVRHMEMTGVFRFYQKTFTYGWSNRHNQRYVSFRPLTYTEKFHIFIKTVKRHQFTILQSVYLLFLLLIGDFCQKFGRGRAVLSPNSPVPG, from the coding sequence ATGAAAATCTCGATCATTGTCCCTTTCTACCGGGCGGGGAAATACATAGAGGATTGCATCCAGGCACTTCTCACCCAGGATTTTCCTTCCGATCTTTACGAAATCATTATGGTCAACAATAATTCGCCGGACCAATCCGCCGAGATCGTCAAACGTTATCCCCGTATTCGACTTCTATCACAAAGCAGGCAGGGTTCCTACGCGGCACGGAACCTCGGTATCGCGGAAGCGACGGGGGACATTATCGCCTTCACTGACTCGGATTGCGTACCGGCCGTTGACTGGCTGCGGAACATCTCCAAAGCCATGCTCCAACCTCATGTGGGCATTGTTCTGGGAATCCGCGAATTTCCGGTCCACTCCACGTCCTTGACTCTCTTGTCCTGTTACGTTCGTGTAAAAGACGCCTACATGCTTTCCAGCCATGACAAGGATCTTTTCTTCGGGTATACCAACAACATGGCCGTCAAGAAGCCCCTGTTGGAAGAATTGGGCCCTTTCATGGAACTGTCTCGCGGGGCGGACACGATTTTCGTACGACAAGCAGTCGATGCCTATGGTTGCAACCTGATTCATTACACCCCCGATGTGCGTGTCCGGCACATGGAAATGACCGGGGTGTTCAGATTTTACCAAAAAACATTCACCTATGGGTGGAGCAACAGACACAATCAACGTTACGTGTCGTTTCGTCCTTTGACCTATACGGAAAAATTTCATATTTTCATCAAAACCGTCAAGAGGCACCAGTTTACCATTCTGCAGTCTGTTTACCTTCTCTTTCTTCTCCTCATCGGCGATTTTTGTCAAAAATTTGGAAGAGGGCGGGCGGTCCTGAGCCCCAACTCCCCTGTCCCCGGATAG
- a CDS encoding SDR family oxidoreductase — protein sequence MNPVLIIGAKSDIAQAIGRVYAQNGYDLYLAARHADELTSFARDLRIRYRRDIRCFDLDVLDCPSHSGFYETLPEKPAGVVCAVGYLGDQKRAQYDFAESQRIIHTNFTGLVSLLDIIANDFETRRQGFIVAISSVAGDRGRKSNYCYGSAKAGLSTYLSGLRNRLHDAGVHVLTVKPGYVHTKMTRGMALPSSLTATPEKVARDIFQAQQRGRDILYTKSLWRWIMMVIRLIPEWKFKRLSI from the coding sequence ATGAATCCCGTCCTGATTATCGGCGCGAAAAGTGATATTGCACAGGCAATAGGACGCGTATATGCCCAAAACGGCTATGATCTCTATCTTGCCGCCCGGCATGCTGATGAATTGACATCTTTTGCACGGGATCTGCGTATTCGCTATCGGCGGGATATCCGCTGCTTCGACCTGGATGTGCTGGACTGTCCGTCCCATTCGGGATTCTACGAGACCCTTCCGGAAAAACCCGCCGGCGTTGTCTGCGCCGTCGGTTATCTGGGCGACCAAAAGCGGGCCCAGTACGATTTTGCTGAATCCCAGCGGATCATTCACACCAACTTCACCGGCCTTGTCAGTCTGCTCGACATCATCGCCAATGATTTTGAAACACGGAGACAGGGTTTCATCGTCGCCATCAGCTCGGTGGCCGGTGACCGCGGCCGCAAGAGCAACTATTGTTACGGGTCCGCCAAGGCCGGTTTATCAACTTACCTCTCCGGGCTACGCAACCGTCTCCATGACGCGGGAGTCCATGTATTGACGGTGAAACCGGGCTATGTGCATACCAAAATGACCCGGGGAATGGCACTTCCGTCATCATTAACCGCCACTCCGGAGAAGGTGGCCCGGGACATCTTTCAGGCGCAACAAAGGGGCCGGGACATTCTCTATACGAAATCGCTCTGGCGATGGATCATGATGGTGATTCGTTTGATTCCCGAATGGAAATTCAAGAGGCTGAGTATATGA
- a CDS encoding UbiA prenyltransferase family protein: MKHFIVLLRPHEYIKNLFIFLPLFFAFQITDSVLLVKAAIAFVAFSLTASGNYILNDYCDIEEDRRHPQKRSRPLASGTVEKSSALATMFLLFILGVGLMSACSRHAAGILVIYALLNVFYSFYLRRIAILDITVIAMGFVLRLWVGGAATDIPLSMWIIVLTFLLALFLALAKRRDDVLFYLNTGQKTRKVIDGYNIRFLDGSMTIMASVVIMSYILYTTSPYAIEKMHSEHLYLTVIFVIIGVLRYLQISLVEHNSGSPTQIAMKDRFIQITILGWISLFTWIMYR; the protein is encoded by the coding sequence ATGAAACATTTCATTGTATTATTACGTCCTCACGAGTACATTAAAAATCTCTTCATCTTTCTCCCCCTTTTTTTCGCGTTTCAAATCACCGATTCGGTGCTTCTGGTCAAGGCCGCCATCGCTTTTGTCGCGTTTTCTCTTACGGCCAGTGGGAATTATATCCTGAATGATTATTGCGACATTGAGGAAGACCGCCGTCACCCCCAGAAAAGGAGTCGCCCCCTGGCATCCGGTACCGTGGAGAAAAGCAGTGCCCTGGCAACCATGTTTTTGCTGTTCATTCTGGGAGTGGGCTTGATGTCCGCATGTTCCCGGCACGCGGCCGGCATTCTCGTCATTTATGCTTTACTGAATGTCTTCTACAGTTTTTATCTTCGACGTATCGCCATTCTGGACATCACGGTCATCGCCATGGGATTTGTCCTTCGCCTTTGGGTGGGTGGCGCGGCAACGGATATTCCCCTGTCCATGTGGATCATTGTCTTGACGTTTCTCCTCGCCCTCTTTCTGGCCTTGGCCAAACGCCGTGACGATGTTCTGTTCTACCTGAACACGGGGCAAAAAACCCGGAAAGTTATCGACGGATACAACATCCGCTTCCTTGACGGTTCCATGACCATTATGGCCTCAGTCGTCATCATGTCCTATATTCTTTACACGACCTCTCCCTACGCAATCGAAAAAATGCACAGTGAACATCTGTACTTAACGGTTATCTTCGTTATCATTGGCGTTCTCCGGTACCTTCAAATTTCCCTTGTCGAACATAACAGCGGATCTCCAACCCAAATCGCCATGAAAGATCGCTTCATTCAGATTACGATTCTGGGCTGGATTTCCCTTTTCACATGGATCATGTACCGATGA
- a CDS encoding FAD-binding oxidoreductase yields the protein MNRFRKTDAPYRSWGNYPNCPSTAHQFLHSAELRAILDKHANLIPYGNGRSYGDSALGPNLIDFRRYNYFLDFDENNAILHCQAGVLLSDILDVFVPRGWFLPVTPGTKFITVGGAIASDVHGKNHHVAGSFSDHILDFELMLPNGAIVTCSPLAHTDLFRATCGGMGLTGLILTARIKMSAISSSTIAQVTIKTQNLADTFNAFEQYGDAPYSVAWIDCLATGDNLGRCLMMTGEHATDNALAYEGRTGFSVPCHFPGFTLNNWTVKAFNALYYAKARRKISRRSVPLEQFFYPLDAIAQWNRIYGKNGFTQYQFVLPLGESLRGLERILTRIAVSGKGSFLAVLKRFGPGNANWLSFPMEGYTLALDFKMEPDLFGFLDALDRVVLDHGGRFYLTKDCRVPRGHFEPGYPNLRKFRELRQRYNMVGKFNSLQSERLAL from the coding sequence ATGAATCGGTTTCGCAAAACGGATGCCCCTTACCGCAGTTGGGGAAACTATCCCAACTGCCCAAGTACGGCGCATCAATTTTTACATTCCGCAGAATTGCGTGCCATTTTGGACAAACATGCAAACCTTATCCCTTACGGAAACGGCAGAAGCTACGGTGACAGCGCGCTTGGACCCAATCTAATCGATTTCAGGCGGTATAATTATTTTTTGGACTTTGACGAAAACAACGCGATTCTGCACTGTCAGGCCGGTGTGCTTCTCTCGGACATCCTGGACGTTTTCGTGCCCCGCGGCTGGTTCCTTCCGGTAACGCCCGGCACAAAATTCATCACCGTAGGCGGCGCCATTGCCAGCGACGTCCATGGTAAAAACCACCATGTCGCCGGGTCATTCAGTGACCATATTCTTGATTTTGAACTGATGCTGCCAAACGGGGCCATCGTGACCTGCTCGCCCCTCGCCCATACGGATCTTTTCCGGGCAACCTGCGGCGGCATGGGATTGACCGGCCTGATCCTCACCGCCAGGATCAAAATGAGCGCCATCTCATCCTCGACGATCGCGCAAGTCACCATCAAGACCCAAAATCTGGCAGACACTTTCAATGCTTTTGAGCAATACGGGGACGCACCATATTCCGTGGCCTGGATCGACTGTCTGGCCACGGGGGATAATCTAGGCAGATGCCTGATGATGACAGGTGAACATGCCACGGATAATGCTCTCGCATACGAGGGCAGAACCGGTTTTTCCGTACCCTGTCATTTCCCCGGCTTCACCCTAAACAACTGGACCGTGAAGGCATTCAACGCCTTATATTACGCCAAAGCGCGCCGGAAAATTTCACGCCGCTCGGTTCCGTTAGAACAATTTTTTTATCCCCTGGACGCCATTGCACAATGGAACCGCATCTACGGGAAAAACGGTTTTACCCAGTACCAATTCGTTCTACCTCTGGGGGAGAGTTTGCGAGGACTGGAACGAATTCTCACCCGTATCGCCGTCTCCGGCAAAGGCTCCTTCCTCGCGGTGCTGAAACGATTTGGTCCAGGAAACGCAAATTGGCTTTCCTTTCCCATGGAAGGGTACACCCTGGCCCTCGACTTCAAGATGGAACCGGACCTCTTCGGATTTCTGGACGCACTCGACCGCGTCGTCCTCGATCATGGCGGGCGCTTCTATCTGACCAAGGACTGTCGTGTTCCCCGTGGTCATTTTGAGCCGGGATACCCGAACCTCCGGAAATTCCGGGAATTGAGACAAAGATACAATATGGTCGGTAAGTTCAATTCGCTGCAATCGGAAAGGCTGGCACTGTAA